One window of Flavobacterium dauae genomic DNA carries:
- a CDS encoding cell division protein FtsX produces MATAYEKYQKRRLISSYFSVILSIFLVLFLLGSLGMFVINYEKISNNFKENIPMSIYFKEDANETQLAAYQTELGQQKFIKDLTFVHKDSAANAHQKTIGEDFVKFLGFNPLQHSFDLHFNGAYVEKDSIKDIELSIKENPLVDEVVYDAQLVDLVNKNIKTISFWVLVVSGVFAFISMLLINSSLRLSIYSKRFIIKTMQMVGATKSFIRKPFIWNSVKLGIIGSILAIIGILALTAYADSKLPTLGLMSDSKSIFLVCGAVLIVGIIITYISTYFATQRFLNLKSDDLYL; encoded by the coding sequence ATGGCTACAGCGTACGAAAAATATCAAAAGCGCAGATTAATATCGTCTTACTTTTCGGTTATTTTAAGTATTTTTTTAGTGTTGTTTTTGTTGGGATCATTAGGAATGTTTGTTATTAACTATGAAAAAATATCGAACAATTTTAAAGAAAACATCCCAATGTCGATCTATTTTAAAGAAGATGCAAACGAAACACAGCTTGCAGCCTATCAAACCGAATTAGGTCAGCAAAAATTTATTAAAGACCTTACTTTTGTACATAAAGATTCGGCTGCAAACGCACACCAGAAAACAATTGGCGAAGATTTTGTAAAGTTTTTAGGCTTTAACCCGTTGCAGCATTCGTTCGATTTACATTTTAACGGGGCTTACGTTGAAAAAGATTCTATTAAAGATATTGAATTAAGCATTAAAGAAAATCCGTTGGTTGACGAAGTGGTTTACGATGCCCAATTGGTCGATTTAGTAAACAAAAATATTAAAACCATTAGTTTTTGGGTTTTAGTAGTTAGTGGCGTTTTTGCTTTTATATCAATGCTTTTAATTAACAGTTCGTTGCGTTTATCAATCTATTCAAAACGTTTCATCATTAAAACTATGCAAATGGTTGGTGCCACAAAATCGTTCATTCGTAAACCATTCATTTGGAACAGTGTAAAACTGGGAATAATAGGTTCTATTTTGGCAATCATTGGTATTTTGGCTTTAACCGCTTATGCCGACAGCAAACTGCCTACATTAGGCTTAATGAGTGATTCAAAATCTATTTTCTTGGTTTGCGGAGCCGTACTTATTGTTGGAATAATCATTACGTATATTAGCACGTATTTTGCAACGCAACGTTTTTTAAATTTAAAATCAGACGATTTATACCTGTAA
- a CDS encoding SPOR domain-containing protein has product MNKLRFYKVFIILILTNFSFLKSHAQMKVVENKDQKTIDLLLERKMNQNNQFSLYTNFSVQLKNGLKEETETLYKDFTAQYPEIDATIIYANPKFKLVVGNYKNKIEAEYLLKKIAGKYPDAFVVKLKK; this is encoded by the coding sequence ATGAATAAATTAAGATTTTATAAAGTTTTTATTATATTAATTTTAACAAATTTTTCGTTTTTAAAATCTCACGCTCAAATGAAGGTGGTAGAAAATAAAGATCAAAAAACAATTGATTTGTTATTAGAACGTAAAATGAATCAAAACAACCAGTTTTCATTATATACCAATTTTTCGGTTCAGTTAAAAAACGGTTTAAAAGAAGAAACTGAAACGTTGTATAAAGATTTCACCGCCCAATATCCCGAAATTGATGCAACCATAATTTATGCCAACCCAAAATTTAAACTGGTTGTAGGAAATTATAAAAATAAAATTGAAGCCGAATATCTGTTAAAAAAGATTGCCGGGAAATATCCGGATGCTTTTGTAGTAAAACTTAAGAAATAA
- the truB gene encoding tRNA pseudouridine(55) synthase TruB, with product MQKLSKENFLEGQILLIDKPLTWSSFQAVNKIKYALLKNLDLPKKFKIGHAGTLDPLASGLLIICTGKFTKKIAELQGQIKEYTGTITVGATTPSYDLETEVNQTFPTDHISNELIEETRKNFIGIIDQFPPIFSALKKDGKRLYEHARAGEEVEIQSREIEITEFEITRIALPEIDFRVVCSKGTYIRSLAFDFGKALNSGGHLTALRRTKIGNFSVDDAIEPLAFEKIYNPNFKETE from the coding sequence ATGCAGAAATTATCAAAGGAAAATTTCCTGGAAGGACAGATTTTGCTGATTGACAAACCGTTAACATGGAGTTCTTTTCAGGCGGTAAACAAAATAAAGTATGCGTTACTTAAAAATTTAGACCTTCCTAAAAAGTTCAAAATTGGTCATGCGGGCACGTTGGATCCTTTAGCATCGGGACTTTTAATTATCTGTACTGGAAAATTCACTAAGAAAATTGCCGAATTACAAGGGCAAATTAAAGAATACACCGGAACTATTACCGTTGGTGCAACTACGCCGTCATACGATTTGGAAACTGAAGTAAATCAAACATTTCCTACCGATCATATATCGAACGAATTAATCGAAGAAACCCGTAAAAATTTTATTGGAATCATTGATCAGTTCCCTCCAATTTTTTCGGCATTGAAGAAAGATGGCAAACGTTTGTACGAGCATGCTCGTGCTGGCGAAGAAGTGGAGATTCAATCGAGAGAAATTGAAATTACCGAGTTTGAAATTACCAGAATTGCCTTACCCGAAATTGATTTTAGAGTGGTTTGCAGCAAAGGAACTTACATTAGATCTTTAGCTTTTGATTTTGGAAAAGCACTAAATTCGGGCGGACATTTAACCGCTTTACGAAGAACCAAAATAGGTAATTTTTCTGTAGATGATGCTATTGAACCCTTAGCCTTTGAAAAAATATACAACCCAAATTTTAAAGAAACTGAATAA
- a CDS encoding c-type cytochrome: protein MKKVGNHTSFSRILFLCLTFVLTFSTGSFAQDAAKGKELFNANCAACHKLDANSTGPALRGVVDRHPTEWLHKWIKNSSGLIKSGDAAAVKLFNEWNKVPMNSFPNLSDEDIDNIIAYTSEPKPEPTTPVVSTTQGGGASGGVSEMVVLGGLAVVLAMLVIMLVMVRKVLNKVADKNNLTVQETKSLPIWKAFVKNQFLVITSVVVLMLAGAYFAFGFMMQVGVDQNYEPIQPIHFSHKIHAGENGIDCKYCHSSARTSKTSGIPSMNVCMNCHKNITEFTGSKDSTYVDYSKEFYTAEIQKIYAAVGWDPATQSYTGKEKPVKWVRIHNLPDFVYFNHSQHVSVAGLECQTCHGPVESMEIMKQHAPLTMGWCVNCHRETEVNVKDNEYYAKIHEELSKKYGVEKLTAAQLGGLECGKCHY, encoded by the coding sequence ATGAAAAAAGTGGGTAACCATACTTCGTTTTCAAGGATTCTTTTCTTGTGTTTAACATTTGTGTTAACATTTTCTACAGGATCTTTTGCTCAAGATGCTGCAAAAGGTAAAGAGTTATTTAATGCAAACTGTGCGGCTTGTCATAAGCTGGATGCTAATTCTACCGGACCTGCGTTAAGGGGTGTTGTAGATCGTCATCCAACTGAATGGTTGCACAAATGGATTAAAAACAGTTCGGGTTTAATTAAATCTGGAGATGCTGCAGCAGTAAAATTATTTAATGAATGGAATAAAGTTCCAATGAACTCATTCCCTAACTTATCTGATGAGGATATCGATAACATTATCGCTTATACGTCAGAACCAAAACCAGAGCCAACAACTCCAGTAGTTTCAACAACTCAAGGTGGCGGTGCTTCAGGCGGTGTTTCTGAAATGGTTGTTTTGGGCGGTTTAGCTGTTGTGCTTGCAATGCTGGTAATTATGCTGGTAATGGTAAGAAAGGTATTAAATAAGGTAGCCGACAAAAACAACTTAACAGTTCAAGAAACAAAATCATTGCCAATTTGGAAAGCTTTTGTTAAAAACCAGTTCTTGGTAATAACTTCTGTTGTGGTGTTAATGTTAGCAGGTGCTTATTTTGCTTTTGGCTTTATGATGCAGGTTGGGGTTGATCAAAATTACGAACCAATCCAGCCAATTCACTTCTCGCATAAAATTCATGCGGGCGAAAACGGTATCGATTGTAAATACTGTCACTCTTCAGCAAGAACTTCAAAAACTTCGGGTATTCCTTCTATGAATGTTTGTATGAACTGTCATAAAAATATTACCGAGTTTACAGGTTCTAAAGATTCTACTTATGTAGATTACAGCAAAGAATTCTACACAGCAGAAATTCAAAAGATTTATGCAGCGGTAGGCTGGGATCCGGCAACGCAATCATATACAGGTAAAGAAAAACCGGTTAAATGGGTTCGTATTCACAATTTACCTGACTTTGTGTACTTTAACCACTCACAACACGTTTCGGTTGCAGGTTTAGAATGTCAAACTTGTCACGGACCAGTTGAGTCTATGGAGATTATGAAACAACATGCTCCGTTAACAATGGGTTGGTGTGTGAACTGTCACCGTGAAACAGAAGTAAACGTTAAAGATAACGAGTACTATGCGAAAATTCACGAAGAATTATCTAAAAAGTATGGTGTTGAGAAATTAACAGCAGCACAGTTAGGTGGTTTAGAGTGTGGTAAATGTCACTATTAA
- a CDS encoding YiiX/YebB-like N1pC/P60 family cysteine hydrolase, with translation MKNTIFFLLFSISVFAQKTELKSGDLLFININCGGMCEAINAVTDGFEGQDFNHVGMVYSDNNQDFYVYEAVSKCVMKTPLNDFLKRTSTIYKGTIKEPYQHLIPLAIEFCKSQLGVPYDDDFLYNNGKYYCSELIYDAFKFANNNKPFFKLFPMTYKEPGSDNFFPVWTDHFAKRGIEIPEGKPGCNPGGMSLDKKIIVSKLSAF, from the coding sequence ATGAAAAATACAATCTTCTTTTTACTATTCTCTATATCCGTTTTCGCTCAAAAAACCGAATTAAAAAGCGGCGATTTGTTGTTTATCAACATCAATTGTGGCGGTATGTGCGAAGCCATTAACGCGGTTACTGATGGCTTTGAAGGGCAAGATTTTAATCATGTAGGAATGGTTTATTCTGATAATAACCAAGATTTTTATGTGTACGAGGCTGTTAGTAAATGCGTGATGAAAACACCGCTCAATGATTTTTTAAAACGAACTTCCACTATTTACAAAGGAACAATTAAAGAACCCTACCAACATTTAATCCCTTTAGCCATTGAATTTTGTAAAAGTCAACTTGGTGTTCCGTACGACGATGATTTTTTATACAACAACGGCAAATACTATTGTTCAGAATTAATTTACGATGCCTTTAAATTTGCCAATAACAACAAACCGTTTTTTAAATTATTCCCAATGACGTATAAAGAACCTGGTTCTGATAACTTTTTTCCTGTTTGGACGGATCATTTTGCAAAACGCGGAATAGAAATACCCGAAGGAAAACCAGGATGTAATCCAGGCGGAATGAGCCTTGATAAAAAAATAATCGTTTCAAAACTTTCCGCATTCTAA
- a CDS encoding outer membrane beta-barrel protein, with protein MKHIIFLLGIFSFQLISAQSQQANLSATIGITTIPNFDNQGIGFDLSARYYFTDAFSLGGHFYTASPKFNHGFGYDTDRTLINMYAIDVPLQYDVINTEKFTLGLGFSNGVLLNVLRNRNETTEEEFWDTETGVGTSWNVPKKIKTDAYYLVTPYADASYKLLTLDKEDFTSMYITAKAGYQNAFGNGFYSKASDFRNYIVSLGITIKGTTD; from the coding sequence ATGAAGCATATTATATTTTTACTCGGAATTTTTTCTTTTCAACTGATTTCTGCACAATCGCAACAAGCCAATTTATCTGCTACAATCGGCATTACCACCATTCCTAATTTTGACAATCAAGGCATTGGTTTCGATTTGTCTGCCCGTTATTATTTTACTGATGCTTTTTCTTTAGGTGGTCATTTTTACACCGCCAGTCCTAAGTTTAATCACGGTTTTGGATATGATACAGACCGAACGCTGATTAATATGTATGCGATTGATGTTCCTTTGCAATACGACGTAATTAATACCGAAAAGTTCACGTTGGGCTTAGGCTTTTCAAATGGTGTGTTGTTAAATGTATTGCGTAACAGGAACGAAACTACCGAAGAAGAATTCTGGGATACCGAAACAGGAGTGGGAACATCGTGGAACGTACCTAAAAAAATTAAAACCGATGCGTATTATCTCGTAACACCGTATGCCGATGCTTCGTACAAACTGTTAACGTTAGATAAAGAAGATTTTACTTCAATGTATATTACTGCTAAAGCGGGGTATCAAAACGCCTTTGGCAACGGGTTTTATTCTAAAGCAAGCGATTTTAGAAATTATATTGTATCTTTAGGTATTACTATAAAAGGAACTACAGATTAA
- a CDS encoding leucine--tRNA ligase — MKYNPNEIEAKWQKYWSDNNTFKASNQSTKPKYYVLDMFPYPSGAGLHVGHPLGYIASDIYARYKRHQGFNVLHPQGYDSFGLPAEQYAIQTGQHPAVTTETNIKRYREQLDKIGFSFDWNREVRTSNPEYYKHTQQIFIQLFNSWYNKNTDKAENISTLIDLFSKEGNANVNAVSDENISVFSADQWNAFSADEQERILLKYRLTYLAETEVNWCPALGTVLANDEIVNGVSERGGHPVIRKKMTQWCMRISAYAERLLQGLDTIDWSESIKEAQRNWIGKSVGASVTFKVKIQKSKVEGQDVTDFGHSTFDIEVFTTRPDTIFGVNFMTLAPEHELVAAITTPEQKAAVDAYIEATSKRSERERMADVKTISGVFTGAYAEHPFTKEPVAIWIGDYVLAGYGTGAVMAVPCGDERDYAFAKHFANQNGMPEIINIFNQDISEEAYTEKAGFELQNSDFLNGMDYKAATKKVIEELEKIGQGKAKVNYRLRDAVFSRQRYWGEPFPVYYVNGLPKMIDPKHLPIELPEVKKYLPTEDGQPPLGNATTWAWDTVNNKVVSSDLVIPNESEGSQTIFPLELNTMPGWAGSSWYWLRYMDVDNENEITSKEAIDYWQNVDLYIGGSEHATGHLLYSRFWNKFLKDMGIVPTEEPFQKLINQGMILGNSAFVYRISANYDSDITNFIEGINNVVEPRNLFVSKKYVDSIQEYKNEVNRVNVKGIHLSQVEKSKELIEVEKFYFRNLVKLNPNSDAVKELEDCHFDIFIQNLHVDLSLINDVTNELDIEAFKNHPLYSDYKDAEFILDENGKYIVGREVEKMSKSKYNVVNPDDICEEYGADTLRLYEMFLGPLEQAKPWNTAGITGVFGFLKKLWKLYADDNGLIVTNDEPTAEMYKSLHKTIKKVTEDIENFSFNTSVSQFMICVNELQQQKCHHRAILEPLAIVISPYAPHIAEELWNMLGHSESVSQQPFPKFEEKYLVESSKEYPVSFNGKMRFKIELPLDLTAEQIEEIIMNDERTQAQLQGATPKKVIIVPGKIINLAGF, encoded by the coding sequence ATGAAATACAATCCAAACGAAATTGAAGCCAAATGGCAGAAATACTGGAGCGATAACAATACGTTCAAAGCAAGTAATCAATCTACTAAACCAAAATATTATGTGTTAGATATGTTTCCGTATCCATCAGGTGCGGGCTTACACGTTGGGCATCCGCTGGGTTACATTGCGTCTGATATCTATGCGCGTTATAAACGCCATCAAGGTTTTAACGTACTGCATCCGCAAGGGTACGATTCTTTTGGTTTACCGGCAGAACAATACGCCATTCAAACAGGTCAACACCCGGCAGTTACTACCGAAACCAATATTAAACGCTACCGTGAACAGTTAGATAAGATTGGTTTTTCGTTTGATTGGAATCGTGAAGTGCGTACATCAAACCCAGAATATTACAAGCACACACAGCAAATTTTTATTCAGTTGTTTAATTCGTGGTACAATAAAAATACCGATAAGGCTGAAAATATTTCTACGTTGATTGATTTATTTTCGAAAGAAGGAAATGCGAATGTAAATGCCGTATCCGATGAAAATATCAGCGTTTTTTCTGCCGATCAGTGGAATGCTTTTTCTGCCGATGAACAAGAGCGTATTTTATTGAAATACAGATTGACTTATTTAGCTGAAACCGAAGTGAACTGGTGCCCTGCATTGGGAACGGTTTTAGCAAACGATGAAATTGTAAACGGCGTTTCAGAACGTGGCGGGCATCCGGTCATTCGTAAAAAAATGACTCAATGGTGCATGCGTATTTCGGCTTATGCCGAGCGTTTGTTGCAAGGTTTGGATACCATTGATTGGAGTGAATCTATTAAAGAAGCACAACGCAACTGGATCGGAAAATCGGTCGGGGCATCGGTAACTTTTAAAGTCAAAATTCAAAAGTCAAAAGTCGAAGGACAAGACGTTACAGACTTTGGACATTCGACATTCGACATAGAAGTATTCACAACGCGTCCTGATACTATTTTCGGAGTAAATTTTATGACACTGGCTCCTGAACACGAATTGGTTGCAGCAATTACAACTCCAGAGCAAAAAGCGGCTGTTGATGCGTATATCGAAGCAACTTCAAAACGTTCAGAACGTGAACGTATGGCTGATGTTAAAACCATTTCGGGTGTGTTTACCGGTGCCTATGCAGAACATCCTTTCACCAAAGAACCGGTTGCTATCTGGATTGGTGATTATGTTTTGGCAGGATATGGTACAGGTGCGGTAATGGCGGTTCCGTGTGGTGACGAGCGCGATTATGCGTTTGCAAAACACTTTGCCAATCAAAACGGAATGCCCGAAATTATCAACATTTTTAATCAAGATATTTCTGAAGAAGCGTACACTGAAAAAGCTGGTTTTGAATTACAGAATTCCGATTTTTTAAACGGAATGGATTACAAGGCAGCGACTAAAAAAGTGATTGAAGAATTAGAGAAAATAGGGCAGGGGAAAGCCAAAGTGAATTACCGTTTGCGCGATGCTGTTTTTTCGCGTCAGCGTTATTGGGGCGAGCCTTTTCCGGTTTATTATGTGAACGGATTGCCTAAAATGATCGATCCAAAACATTTGCCGATTGAATTACCCGAAGTTAAAAAATATTTACCAACCGAAGACGGTCAGCCGCCATTAGGCAATGCAACCACTTGGGCTTGGGATACGGTAAATAATAAAGTTGTTTCAAGTGACCTTGTCATCCCGAACGAAAGTGAGGGATCTCAAACCATTTTTCCTTTAGAACTAAACACCATGCCGGGTTGGGCAGGTTCTTCGTGGTATTGGTTGCGTTATATGGATGTTGACAATGAAAACGAAATTACATCAAAAGAAGCTATTGATTACTGGCAGAATGTTGATTTATACATTGGCGGAAGCGAACACGCAACAGGGCATTTATTGTATTCGCGTTTTTGGAACAAGTTTTTAAAGGATATGGGAATCGTACCAACCGAAGAACCGTTCCAGAAATTGATCAACCAAGGAATGATTTTGGGAAATAGTGCTTTTGTCTACCGTATTTCGGCAAATTATGATAGTGATATAACAAATTTTATTGAAGGAATAAATAATGTAGTTGAACCAAGAAACCTCTTTGTTTCAAAAAAATATGTTGATTCTATTCAGGAATATAAAAATGAAGTTAACAGGGTGAATGTTAAAGGCATTCATCTATCTCAAGTTGAAAAATCAAAAGAATTAATTGAAGTAGAAAAATTTTACTTTAGAAATTTGGTGAAACTTAATCCTAATTCAGATGCAGTTAAAGAATTAGAGGATTGTCATTTTGATATTTTTATACAAAATCTACACGTAGATTTATCATTAATTAATGATGTTACAAATGAATTAGATATAGAAGCGTTTAAAAATCATCCATTATATTCAGATTATAAAGATGCGGAGTTTATTTTAGATGAAAACGGAAAGTATATTGTAGGTCGCGAAGTTGAAAAAATGTCAAAGTCTAAATATAATGTTGTAAATCCAGATGATATTTGCGAAGAATACGGCGCTGATACGTTACGTTTGTACGAAATGTTTTTAGGTCCGTTAGAGCAAGCAAAACCTTGGAATACCGCAGGAATTACAGGTGTGTTTGGTTTTTTGAAAAAATTATGGAAGTTGTATGCAGACGATAACGGATTGATTGTTACCAATGATGAACCAACGGCTGAAATGTACAAATCGTTGCATAAAACCATTAAAAAAGTAACCGAAGATATCGAGAATTTCTCTTTTAATACATCGGTTTCTCAGTTTATGATTTGCGTAAACGAACTGCAACAGCAAAAATGCCACCACCGTGCTATTTTAGAACCGTTGGCAATTGTAATTTCGCCTTATGCACCGCACATTGCCGAAGAATTATGGAATATGTTGGGTCATTCAGAATCGGTTTCGCAACAACCATTTCCAAAGTTTGAAGAGAAATATTTGGTAGAAAGTTCAAAAGAATATCCGGTTTCGTTCAACGGAAAAATGCGTTTTAAAATTGAATTACCTTTAGATTTAACCGCAGAACAAATCGAAGAAATCATTATGAACGATGAACGCACACAAGCTCAATTACAAGGTGCAACACCTAAAAAAGTAATTATCGTTCCTGGTAAAATCATTAATCTGGCTGGGTTTTAA
- a CDS encoding TPM domain-containing protein, with product MRNFLFFFLLPFYTFAQNATEIKTLDSLCYLFKQVSLEDHQPNNSFVNLYSDYIVSKIDLSRTDRKNQFNVTKYKSDRLFQKYCTDFDQVNLKFFPFSDIVDIENIFNLNEIKSLTTLINKIKKNNSLEIFIVTINEYSPYTTKEEFAYQVLLQNRNDIFKKGSLVLLINQQKREIRISTDDVAKEFVKDELIKSLLNEKILPQFKQNDFYKGIYNTLIELDILTK from the coding sequence ATGAGAAATTTTTTATTCTTTTTTTTACTTCCATTCTATACTTTCGCACAAAATGCAACTGAAATCAAAACTTTAGATTCACTTTGCTATTTATTTAAACAAGTTTCTTTAGAAGATCATCAACCTAACAATTCGTTCGTAAACCTATACAGCGATTATATTGTTTCCAAAATTGATCTTTCAAGAACTGATCGTAAAAATCAATTTAATGTTACCAAATACAAATCAGACCGCTTATTTCAAAAATATTGTACTGATTTTGACCAAGTTAATTTAAAATTCTTTCCTTTTTCCGATATTGTTGACATCGAAAATATTTTTAATTTAAATGAAATAAAAAGTTTAACAACATTAATCAATAAAATTAAAAAGAACAATAGCCTTGAAATCTTTATCGTAACTATAAACGAATATTCACCATATACAACTAAAGAAGAATTTGCGTATCAAGTTCTTTTACAAAATAGAAATGATATTTTTAAAAAGGGAAGTTTAGTTTTATTGATTAATCAACAAAAAAGAGAAATTAGAATTTCAACAGATGATGTTGCAAAAGAATTCGTAAAAGATGAATTGATAAAATCGCTATTAAATGAGAAAATACTTCCTCAATTCAAACAAAATGATTTCTATAAAGGAATTTACAACACATTAATTGAGTTAGACATATTAACAAAATAA
- a CDS encoding undecaprenyl-diphosphate phosphatase, with protein MDLLQAIIIAIVEGLTEYLPISSTAHMGFTAALLGMEESEFLKMFQVSIQFGAILSIVALYWKKFFDFSNLQFYYKLAVAVIPALGLGYLLDDKIEAVLGNQIAISSVLVIGGIVLLFVDRWFKNPKINDEKDISFKTAITIGFWQCLAMMPGTSRSAASIIGGMTQGLSRKAAAEFSFFLAVPTMLAVTVYSIFVKTWGNDMKGYEMILQDQNHINLFIIGNVIAFITALIAVKTFIAVLTKYGFKFWGWYRIVIGIGLLIYFYTK; from the coding sequence ATGGATTTATTACAAGCCATCATCATTGCAATTGTTGAAGGATTAACAGAATATTTACCTATTTCATCTACAGCTCATATGGGCTTTACCGCGGCTCTTCTAGGAATGGAAGAGTCTGAGTTTTTAAAGATGTTTCAGGTTTCAATACAATTTGGCGCGATCTTATCAATCGTTGCTTTATACTGGAAGAAATTCTTCGATTTCAGCAACCTGCAATTCTATTACAAATTGGCAGTTGCCGTAATTCCTGCATTGGGATTGGGGTATTTATTAGATGATAAAATTGAAGCTGTTTTAGGAAATCAAATAGCTATTTCATCGGTTTTAGTCATTGGCGGAATTGTACTTTTATTTGTAGATCGCTGGTTTAAAAATCCTAAAATTAACGACGAAAAAGATATTTCGTTTAAAACGGCAATCACCATTGGTTTTTGGCAATGTTTGGCAATGATGCCCGGAACATCGCGTTCGGCAGCATCAATCATAGGTGGTATGACGCAAGGTTTAAGCCGTAAAGCAGCCGCTGAATTTTCGTTCTTTTTGGCAGTTCCAACCATGTTAGCCGTTACAGTTTACTCAATTTTTGTAAAAACCTGGGGCAATGATATGAAAGGATACGAAATGATTTTACAAGATCAAAATCATATCAATTTATTTATAATTGGTAACGTTATTGCTTTTATAACGGCTTTAATTGCGGTTAAAACATTTATTGCCGTTCTTACAAAATACGGATTTAAATTTTGGGGCTGGTACCGAATTGTGATTGGAATTGGACTGTTAATTTACTTTTACACAAAATAA
- a CDS encoding DUF3098 domain-containing protein, with protein sequence MENNTEKSFLFSKQNYVLLLAGVAVIALGFLLMAGGNSEDPNVFNEAVFSFRRIKLAPTVIFIGFGICIYSIFKNPAKKA encoded by the coding sequence ATGGAAAATAATACCGAAAAATCATTTTTGTTCAGCAAACAAAACTATGTTCTTTTATTGGCTGGTGTAGCCGTAATTGCTTTGGGTTTTTTACTTATGGCAGGCGGAAACAGTGAAGATCCGAATGTTTTTAACGAAGCCGTTTTTAGTTTTCGCAGAATTAAATTAGCGCCAACCGTAATTTTTATTGGTTTTGGAATCTGCATTTATTCAATATTTAAAAACCCTGCAAAAAAAGCATAA